The DNA segment CCGCTGATTTGAGCATTTCCTTAAACTTCCCAGGTATTATCACGGCTGGGAGGCAGGCAATTTTTATATCCTCGGGGTTCTCTTCCCACAGCCTAATGCAAGCCTTGGACGCTGATACACCTGTAGCACAGCCACCAAAGCAGGTATAGAGAAACAAACGCCATCGTTTTTTTGACACATTATTCCCCTAAAATTTCACAGTTCTTAATCGTGTTTGCTTCACAATTGTATCTTCAATAATATCAAAAAATTGAACAACACATCAGGCTCAATTTTGTAGTAAAGTACATTGCTTGACCTGAGGATTAATTCTTTAACATATATCCAACCGGTTTCAACTAACGCTTGAATTAACCAGCCTCGCCAACAGCCTTCGGAAAAGCGACGCTGTTCTCTGGGTCAGGTTGAGCGATTCGTTATGCGATTCCGTTTAATTTTAGAGTACTTAATGTTTGCTACTCACCTTTATATTTTGGTTTTTGTTTTTTTATAAATGATTTTGTTCCTTCCTTAAAATCCTTGGTAGAAGCAACTAAACCAAAATAATCAGCACCAAGTTTTGCAGATTCTTCAATTGATAAATTGAGGCCACGGTGCAAAGCCTCCCATGAGAACTGTACTGCTAATGGAGCATTGGATAAAATTTCATTGAGTATTTTCTCACCTTCACTTTGCAAATGTTCAGATTCAACTACACGGTTTAGCAAGCCAATTTGCATTGCTTCATTTGCTGTAATAATTTTACCTGTAAGAAGCATTTCTGTAGCACGAGTTTTGCCTATTAATCTTGGAAGCCTGGTTGTGCCACCCCATCCTGCAACAGCCCCAATTTTTACTTCTGGATGTCCTAACTTTGCGGTAGAGACTGCAATACGCAACGTACATGACTCCGCCAGTTCAAGACCGCCGCCAAGCGCAAAACCATTAATGAGTGCGATGACTGGTTTACCTAAATTTTCAATTTGGTTGTTAACCAATATTGCCTTTTTTGCCAATTCACGAACTTGCAACGGAGATGCATTGCTTAAATATTCAATATCTGCTCCTGCTGAAAAGGCTTGCTCTCCCATACCGGTTATTATAACTCCTTGTATAGCTCGATTCTCCTTGATAGAAACCAGCTCAGCTTTTAGCAAATCCAA comes from the Bacteroidales bacterium genome and includes:
- a CDS encoding enoyl-CoA hydratase/isomerase family protein; translation: MYNKIIQPRPRTAARFFFEHPGAAADAGRYAFENKIGKEKLVMNKDSDSALSVSKQNNIVHLVLNRPSVLNALNSALLDLLKAELVSIKENRAIQGVIITGMGEQAFSAGADIEYLSNASPLQVRELAKKAILVNNQIENLGKPVIALINGFALGGGLELAESCTLRIAVSTAKLGHPEVKIGAVAGWGGTTRLPRLIGKTRATEMLLTGKIITANEAMQIGLLNRVVESEHLQSEGEKILNEILSNAPLAVQFSWEALHRGLNLSIEESAKLGADYFGLVASTKDFKEGTKSFIKKQKPKYKGE